Proteins co-encoded in one Thermochromatium tepidum ATCC 43061 genomic window:
- a CDS encoding late competence development ComFB family protein: MLANIQNYYEPLVMQSIRDKLSGRDEEYDADLVADLACLALNALPARYVRHTVDLWSHLGDSERAAVSREVEEAVESAFVVMRRRREARRTEIEAQEPSKTRLPWT; the protein is encoded by the coding sequence ATGCTCGCGAATATCCAGAACTATTACGAACCCCTGGTCATGCAGTCCATCCGGGACAAGCTCTCGGGGCGAGACGAGGAATACGACGCCGACCTCGTGGCCGACCTCGCCTGCCTGGCGCTCAATGCGCTGCCGGCCCGTTATGTGCGCCACACGGTGGACCTCTGGTCCCATCTCGGGGACAGCGAACGCGCCGCTGTGTCTCGCGAGGTCGAGGAGGCCGTCGAGTCCGCGTTCGTTGTGATGCGCCGCCGTCGCGAAGCGCGCCGCACCGAGATCGAAGCCCAGGAACCGTCCAAGACCCGCCTGCCCTGGACCTAA